From Virgibacillus ihumii, the proteins below share one genomic window:
- the pxpB gene encoding 5-oxoprolinase subunit PxpB encodes MEYTVSPLGDKAIVMEFGEDMSDEIQKQIRTVSACLDDHPLTGMVEYIPAYTTITIFYNVMEVLRNSTGTNAYHMMLGEIEKMVSRLPENPDTESNIVEIPVCYGGEFGPDLEVVAHENNLTEQEVIDIHVNGDYTVYMIGFAPGFPFIGGMSKQIATPRKDSPRLHIPAGSVGIAGSQTGVYPIETPGGWQLIGRTPVKLFRPDEEVPILLKAGDSIRFFPISEEQYSNWGG; translated from the coding sequence ATGGAATATACAGTATCACCGCTGGGGGATAAAGCGATTGTAATGGAATTCGGTGAGGATATGTCCGATGAAATACAAAAGCAAATCAGGACTGTTTCCGCCTGTTTGGATGACCATCCGCTGACCGGCATGGTCGAATATATCCCGGCTTATACGACCATTACTATTTTTTATAATGTGATGGAAGTGCTTAGGAATTCGACCGGGACGAACGCATATCATATGATGCTGGGTGAAATTGAAAAAATGGTTTCCCGGCTTCCGGAAAACCCCGATACAGAATCCAATATCGTCGAGATTCCGGTATGTTACGGGGGAGAATTTGGTCCGGATCTGGAAGTGGTTGCTCATGAGAATAACCTTACGGAGCAGGAGGTAATTGATATTCATGTGAATGGGGATTATACGGTGTATATGATTGGATTTGCACCGGGGTTCCCGTTTATCGGCGGTATGTCAAAGCAGATTGCTACGCCTAGAAAAGATTCACCTCGATTACACATTCCTGCTGGTTCAGTGGGCATCGCGGGCAGTCAGACCGGGGTATATCCGATTGAAACACCTGGCGGATGGCAATTGATTGGAAGAACGCCTGTAAAGCTGTTCCGGCCGGATGAGGAGGTACCTATCTTATTGAAGGCAGGCGATTCCATTCGCTTTTTCCCCATATCCGAAGAACAGTACAGCAATTGGGGAGGGTGA
- a CDS encoding biotin-dependent carboxyltransferase family protein, translating into MSINVIKSGLLTTVQDSGRTGYQKYGVIVSGAMDASSSRLANLLVDNAPDAGVLEMTIAGPILEFQEDALIAICGADMAPEIDGKPVQMNKAVWIGKASTLKFSSVRTGCRTYMAAAGGIDVPPVMDSRSTYLRAGIGGFNGRALQKKDALAVGTPSQYAAMRIEQMQNQAGAEHFLEMDWGVSLDPLPDYRDGAVIRTIPGRQSEWFTKESHALYLSEAFGVSTQSDRMGYRLNGPQLALENQKDLLSEAVSFGTIQVPPDGNPIVLMADRQTTGGYPKIGQVITADLPVMAQLKPGEKIYFNEIQHSEAQALLVESEKEFEQLKVSIHLKKEQEDYA; encoded by the coding sequence ATGAGTATTAACGTAATAAAGTCCGGACTGTTAACAACAGTCCAGGATTCAGGACGTACTGGTTATCAGAAATATGGTGTTATTGTAAGTGGTGCAATGGATGCAAGTTCCAGCAGACTTGCCAATTTACTTGTTGATAATGCACCGGATGCCGGAGTACTGGAAATGACGATTGCCGGACCGATCCTTGAATTTCAGGAAGATGCACTGATTGCCATTTGCGGAGCGGATATGGCACCGGAAATTGACGGAAAACCGGTTCAGATGAATAAAGCTGTCTGGATCGGAAAAGCAAGCACATTGAAGTTTTCCTCAGTGCGGACAGGCTGCCGTACATATATGGCTGCTGCAGGAGGTATTGATGTGCCTCCGGTTATGGACAGCCGTTCCACGTATTTACGGGCCGGAATTGGCGGGTTTAATGGACGGGCATTGCAAAAAAAGGATGCATTGGCGGTCGGTACGCCATCCCAATATGCGGCAATGCGGATAGAACAAATGCAGAACCAAGCTGGTGCTGAGCATTTTCTTGAAATGGATTGGGGTGTGTCACTTGATCCTTTGCCTGATTATCGCGATGGGGCAGTGATACGTACAATTCCGGGGCGGCAGTCCGAATGGTTCACCAAAGAAAGCCATGCATTGTATTTGTCAGAAGCCTTTGGTGTTTCCACCCAATCTGACCGTATGGGCTATCGGTTAAATGGACCGCAATTGGCGTTGGAGAATCAGAAGGATCTATTGTCTGAAGCGGTATCTTTCGGTACGATTCAGGTTCCGCCGGATGGAAACCCGATTGTTCTGATGGCTGACAGGCAAACGACGGGCGGATATCCCAAAATCGGCCAGGTAATTACAGCGGACTTGCCGGTTATGGCACAATTAAAACCAGGCGAAAAAATTTATTTTAACGAAATTCAGCACAGCGAAGCACAGGCATTGCTGGTGGAAAGCGAAAAGGAGTTTGAACAACTGAAGGTAAGCATTCATTTGAAAAAAGAACAGGAGGACTATGCATGA
- a CDS encoding LamB/YcsF family protein, whose protein sequence is MKIDINCDMGESFGVYNMGRDEEILDYITSANIACGFHAGDQSTMRKTVRMALDKDVGIGAHPGFPDLNGFGRRYIALSPEEIYELVIYQVGALQGFVKAEGAKMQHVKAHGALYNHAAKDKDVAESIAKAVYDLDPELILFGLAGGELVKAGEKIGLPTASEVFADRTYQEDGSLTSRREKDALILDQEVASSQVVEMANNGTVRSQQGTDISIKADTVCIHGDGIHALEFAQHINQKLASENISVSKIGTFLP, encoded by the coding sequence ATGAAAATCGATATAAATTGTGATATGGGGGAAAGTTTCGGCGTATACAATATGGGACGGGACGAGGAAATCCTTGATTATATTACCTCGGCAAATATTGCCTGCGGATTTCACGCGGGTGATCAGTCCACAATGCGGAAGACAGTAAGAATGGCATTGGATAAAGATGTCGGTATCGGGGCACATCCCGGTTTTCCGGATTTGAACGGTTTTGGAAGAAGGTATATCGCATTATCTCCGGAAGAAATTTATGAATTGGTCATTTATCAGGTGGGTGCGCTGCAAGGTTTTGTTAAAGCGGAAGGCGCAAAGATGCAGCATGTGAAAGCACATGGAGCTTTATACAATCATGCCGCAAAAGATAAAGATGTTGCGGAAAGTATTGCAAAAGCGGTCTATGATCTGGATCCGGAGCTGATTCTGTTTGGTTTGGCAGGAGGGGAACTGGTCAAAGCCGGTGAAAAGATCGGGTTGCCGACAGCCAGTGAAGTGTTTGCTGACCGGACATACCAGGAAGATGGCTCGTTAACATCCAGACGTGAGAAGGATGCTCTTATATTGGATCAGGAAGTTGCTTCCAGTCAAGTTGTGGAGATGGCGAACAACGGAACAGTGCGGTCCCAGCAAGGTACAGATATTTCCATTAAAGCGGATACGGTTTGTATTCACGGTGATGGCATTCATGCGCTGGAATTTGCACAGCATATCAATCAGAAATTGGCCAGTGAAAATATCTCTGTTTCAAAGATAGGTACGTTTTTACCATAA
- a CDS encoding putative hydro-lyase: MNTLANVSPAEARQLIRDGKWVKPTSGVSSGFTQANLVVLPKESAFEFLLFCHRNPKACPVLDVTEPGLFAPAAVAPEADLRTDIPKYRIYRNGVLDDERTNIKDLWHDDMVGFLIGCSFTFEQALIRNDIPIRNIEEQRNVPMYITNRKCIRAGKFEGPLVVSMRPMQEKDVVRAVQVTSRFPSVHGSPVHIGSPDTIGIHDLDQPDFGDSVTINEGEVPVFWACGVTPQAVAMNSKPEIMITHAPGHMFITDLKDEQFSVL; encoded by the coding sequence GTGAATACACTTGCAAATGTGAGTCCCGCTGAGGCGCGGCAGTTGATTCGCGATGGGAAGTGGGTGAAGCCGACGTCCGGTGTTTCCAGTGGATTTACACAGGCGAATCTTGTTGTACTTCCTAAAGAATCCGCATTTGAATTTTTGTTATTTTGCCATCGAAACCCAAAGGCTTGTCCGGTTTTGGATGTTACGGAACCCGGTTTATTTGCACCGGCTGCAGTTGCACCTGAAGCCGATTTACGGACTGATATACCCAAATATCGTATTTACCGGAATGGCGTACTCGATGATGAACGTACGAATATAAAGGATCTTTGGCATGATGATATGGTTGGGTTTTTAATCGGGTGCAGTTTTACCTTTGAACAGGCATTAATCCGCAATGACATTCCGATTCGAAATATCGAGGAACAACGCAATGTACCAATGTATATCACGAATCGCAAATGTATCCGGGCGGGGAAATTTGAAGGTCCATTGGTTGTCAGCATGCGGCCTATGCAGGAAAAGGATGTTGTTCGGGCGGTTCAGGTTACATCGAGGTTCCCGTCGGTACATGGTTCTCCGGTTCATATTGGAAGTCCTGATACAATTGGAATCCATGATCTGGATCAACCCGACTTCGGCGATTCAGTTACCATCAATGAAGGAGAGGTACCGGTATTTTGGGCGTGCGGCGTGACCCCGCAGGCAGTGGCGATGAACAGCAAGCCGGAAATTATGATTACCCATGCACCAGGCCATATGTTTATTACAGATTTGAAGGACGAGCAGTTTTCCGTGCTCTAA
- a CDS encoding DUF4317 domain-containing protein gives MDKKDIADIRKQFKPDNELLKIHDIFNVYIMKESSDIYHHQSMPFDMLEQEQQELFLDNFKKVLSGQPDEKLFELKFQRDVENSSQLILHKGLLSNDTEEWKQQMLQLVEKMLKDKQYEMDIVVTFIHGEYMKPMKNMSDESEESERDKVFSNPFILCSMNKTQDPKKELLFDYVEKEFKYNIVVDPIINLKSPISGFLFPSITDNAADVNRVLYAAGKKNEPSYHFMEDVLDAEEIMTAAQDKLVFEEIVNKVAGDQAMNTSKLSNVYDEIHRVVEENEEEDVPKMDYKDVEQVLTSSGIEDVNTEKVESAFKTVLDDEQYEFKATSVVPKYNSKSIKIETKIANISISPQDLRHVRQVHFDGKSYLMMEVEENTMIEGFEMIPEALFEKAPDDEE, from the coding sequence TTGGATAAAAAAGATATTGCAGATATCCGAAAACAATTTAAACCAGATAATGAATTATTGAAAATACATGACATTTTTAACGTGTACATCATGAAGGAATCGAGTGATATTTACCATCACCAGAGTATGCCGTTTGACATGCTGGAACAGGAACAGCAGGAATTGTTCCTGGACAATTTCAAAAAAGTGCTGTCAGGTCAACCGGATGAAAAGTTATTTGAATTAAAGTTTCAGCGTGACGTGGAAAACAGCAGTCAGCTTATCCTCCATAAAGGGCTGTTAAGCAATGATACCGAAGAATGGAAACAGCAGATGCTTCAGCTTGTCGAGAAGATGCTGAAAGACAAGCAATATGAAATGGATATTGTTGTAACGTTTATTCACGGGGAATATATGAAGCCGATGAAGAATATGAGTGATGAGTCAGAAGAAAGTGAGCGGGACAAGGTTTTCTCGAATCCGTTTATATTATGCAGTATGAATAAAACGCAGGATCCAAAAAAAGAATTGCTGTTTGACTATGTGGAAAAAGAGTTCAAGTATAATATTGTCGTCGATCCGATTATTAATCTGAAATCTCCTATTTCAGGATTTTTGTTTCCTTCCATCACGGATAATGCAGCAGATGTTAATCGTGTGCTTTATGCAGCAGGAAAGAAGAATGAACCGAGTTATCATTTTATGGAAGATGTGTTGGATGCAGAAGAAATTATGACCGCCGCCCAGGATAAACTGGTTTTTGAAGAAATAGTAAATAAAGTTGCCGGTGATCAGGCAATGAATACGTCCAAGCTATCGAATGTATATGATGAGATTCATCGGGTTGTGGAAGAGAATGAAGAAGAAGATGTTCCAAAAATGGACTACAAGGACGTTGAACAGGTTTTAACAAGTAGTGGAATAGAAGATGTGAACACGGAAAAAGTGGAGTCCGCTTTTAAAACAGTACTTGATGATGAACAATATGAATTTAAAGCAACCAGTGTGGTGCCGAAATATAATTCCAAATCGATTAAAATCGAAACGAAAATTGCGAATATCTCCATCAGCCCGCAGGATTTAAGGCACGTACGTCAGGTTCACTTTGACGGGAAAAGTTATTTGATGATGGAAGTGGAAGAAAATACGATGATTGAAGGATTTGAAATGATTCCGGAAGCGTTATTTGAAAAAGCGCCTGATGATGAAGAATGA
- a CDS encoding nucleoside hydrolase, with product MENQTNVILDCDPGHDDAIAIILAASKISPLKIEAITTVAGNVDVEKNTLNALRICDIAGLTDVPVAQGSTKPLLHKMEIAEEIHGETGLEGPKLPDEPSKKAVRQHAVDLIIDKVMKSDGDITLVPTGPLTNIALAMIRVPDIIPKIKEIVLMGGGTFGNWTPAAEFNIYVDAEAAKVVFESGVPITMFGLDVTHQALATQKTIDELSGIKNPVSHFVVDLLKFFIKSNQDVFGLEGGPIHDACTVAYLIDPTIFDFKHVRVDIETRGEFTYGMTCIDIQGVTRREPNVNFAYQLNKDKFWNMFEEVLKSYRE from the coding sequence ATGGAAAATCAAACAAACGTAATCTTGGACTGTGACCCGGGACACGATGATGCGATAGCTATTATCCTGGCAGCTTCAAAGATAAGCCCTCTCAAAATAGAAGCAATTACAACTGTTGCAGGAAATGTCGATGTTGAAAAAAATACGTTAAATGCGCTTAGGATTTGTGACATTGCAGGATTAACCGATGTACCTGTAGCTCAAGGCTCCACGAAACCATTGCTTCACAAGATGGAAATTGCTGAGGAAATCCATGGGGAAACAGGTTTGGAAGGCCCAAAACTTCCGGATGAACCAAGTAAAAAGGCCGTTCGTCAGCATGCAGTTGATTTAATTATTGATAAAGTGATGAAGTCGGATGGCGATATAACGTTAGTTCCAACCGGTCCATTAACAAATATTGCCCTAGCGATGATTCGCGTACCGGACATCATCCCGAAAATTAAAGAAATCGTGTTAATGGGTGGCGGCACATTCGGCAACTGGACCCCGGCTGCTGAATTTAACATCTACGTCGATGCCGAAGCGGCTAAAGTAGTCTTTGAAAGTGGTGTGCCCATTACAATGTTTGGTCTGGATGTGACACACCAGGCGTTGGCAACACAGAAAACAATTGACGAACTATCTGGAATTAAAAATCCTGTTTCGCATTTTGTTGTGGATTTATTGAAGTTTTTTATTAAATCAAATCAGGATGTTTTTGGACTGGAGGGCGGACCGATTCATGATGCCTGTACAGTGGCATATTTAATCGATCCAACTATTTTTGATTTTAAACATGTACGGGTGGATATTGAAACCAGGGGTGAATTTACGTATGGCATGACGTGTATCGATATACAGGGAGTCACCAGACGGGAACCGAATGTCAACTTTGCCTATCAGTTAAACAAGGACAAGTTCTGGAATATGTTTGAAGAAGTATTAAAATCGTATAGGGAATGA
- a CDS encoding divergent PAP2 family protein, with product MDKMNRGVITALSSIGIAQALKVYTHKRLTGKWDIKQAVTTGGMPSSHSAGVSALAAYIAANKGSRHTETALAAIFGVIVMYDAQGVRRHTGEIAQLVNDLEDKFADLSGEFPSFEFVARDKQLKELLGHQPLEVLGGAVLGGLLGLISAKYEDRGD from the coding sequence ATGGACAAAATGAATCGAGGAGTTATAACGGCGTTATCTTCAATTGGGATAGCTCAGGCCCTTAAAGTATACACACATAAGCGACTGACAGGAAAGTGGGATATAAAACAAGCAGTTACAACAGGCGGGATGCCAAGTTCGCATTCAGCGGGTGTTTCAGCACTTGCCGCTTATATTGCGGCAAATAAAGGGTCACGGCATACGGAAACGGCATTGGCAGCCATTTTCGGTGTGATTGTCATGTATGATGCACAAGGGGTTCGCCGACACACCGGTGAAATTGCGCAGCTCGTCAATGATCTGGAAGATAAATTTGCCGATCTTTCCGGAGAATTTCCGAGCTTTGAATTTGTAGCAAGGGACAAGCAATTGAAGGAACTCCTCGGGCATCAGCCACTGGAAGTTTTGGGTGGAGCAGTGTTAGGCGGACTCCTGGGGTTAATTTCTGCTAAATACGAGGATAGAGGGGATTAA